Proteins co-encoded in one Arachis hypogaea cultivar Tifrunner chromosome 11, arahy.Tifrunner.gnm2.J5K5, whole genome shotgun sequence genomic window:
- the LOC112723576 gene encoding plasma membrane ATPase 4, with product MAAITLEEIKNETVDLERIPIEEVFQQLKCSREGLSSDEGANRLQIFGPNKLEEKKESKLLKFLGFMWNPLSWVMEAAAIMAIVLANGESKPPDWQDFVGIICLLFINSTISFIEENNAGNAAAALMAGLAPKTKVLRDGKWCEEEAAILVPGDIISIKLGDIVPADARLLEGDPLKIDQSALTGESLPVTKNPGDEVFSGSTCKQGEIEAVVIATGVHTFFGKAAHLVDSTNQVGHFQKVLTAIGNFCICSIAVGMLAEIIVMYPIQHRKYRDGIDNLLVLLIGGIPIAMPTVLSVTMAIGSHRLSQQGAITKRMTAIEEMAGMDVLCSDKTGTLTLNKLSVDRNLIEVFAKGVDKEHVILLAARASRTENQDAIDAAIVGMLADPKEARAGIREVHFLPFNPVDKRTALTYIDSDGNWHRASKGAPEQIIALCNLREDAKKRCHAIIDKFADRGLRSLAVARQEVPERTKESAGGPWQFVGLLPLFDPPRHDSAETIRQALNLGVNVKMITGDQLAIAKETGRRLGMGTNMYPSASLLGQDKDASIAALPVEELIEKADGFAGVFPEHKYEIVKKLQERKHICGMTGDGVNDAPALKKADIGIAVADATDAARSASDIVLTEPGLSVIVSAVLTSRAIFQRMKNYTIYAVSITIRIVFGFMLIALIWKFDFSPFMVLIIAILNDGTIMTISKDRVKPSPLPDSWKLQEIFATGTVLGSYLALMTVIFFWAMKETSFFPDKFGVRHLSHDEIMSALYLQVSIVSQALIFVTRSRSWSFVERPGLLLVSAFIIAQLIATIIAVYADWGFAKVKGIGWGWAGVIWLYSVVFYIPLDFMKFAIRYILSGKAWVNLLENKTAFTTKKDYGKEEREAQWALAQRTLHGLQPPDTSGIFNEKNSYRELSEIAEQAKRRAEVARLRELHTLKGHVESVVKLKGLDIDTIQQHYTV from the exons ATGGCGGCAATCACCCTAGAGGAGATCAAGAACGAGACTGTTGATTTG GAGCGTATTCCTATTGAGGAAGTGTTCCAGCAACTGAAATGTTCGAGAGAAGGTTTGTCATCGGACGAAGGAGCCAATCGGCTTCAAATATTTGGCCCAAACAAGCTAGAAGAGAAGAAG GAAAGCAAACTCCTCAAGTTTCTTGGGTTCATGTGGAATCCCCTGTCATGGGTCATGGAAGCTGCAGCTATCATGGCTATTGTACTTGCAAATGGTGAAAGCAAGCCTCCGGATTGGCAAGATTTCGTTGGTATCATTTGCTTGTTGTTTATTAACTCCACCATCAGTTTCATTGAAGAAAACAATGCTGGAAATGCTGCTGCTGCTCTTATGGCTGGACTTGCTCCCAAGACTAAG GTCCTTAGAGATGGAAAATGGTGTGAGGAAGAAGCGGCAATTCTGGTCCCTGGAGACATCATTAGCATCAAACTAGGTGATATCGTTCCTGCTGATGCTCGTCTTCTTGAGGGTGATCCTTTAAAGATCGATCAATCCGCTCTTACCGGAGAGTCCCTTCCGGTCACCAAGAATCCAGGGGATGAGGTTTTCTCTGGCTCAACTTGTAAACAAGGTGAAATTGAAGCCGTCGTCATTGCAACTGGTGTCCACACATTCTTTGGCAAGGCGGCACACCTCGTGGATAGCACCAACCAAGTTGGACACTTCCAGAAGGTTCTCACAGCAATTGGAAACTTCTGCATATGTTCCATTGCTGTTGGTATGTTGGCTGAGATCATAGTCATGTACCCTATTCAGCATCGCAAATATAGAGATGGAATTGACAACCTGTTGGTCCTCTTGATTGGTGGAATCCCCATTGCTATGCCAACTGTGTTGTCTGTCACAATGGCCATTGGCTCTCACAGGCTCTCTCAGCAGGGTGCTATCACCAAGCGTATgactgccattgaagaaatggcCGGCATGGATGTCCTCTGCAGTGACAAGACTGGGACACTCACCCTGAACAAGCTGAGCGTTGACAGGAACTTGATTGAGGTTTTTGCAAAGGGTGTGGACAAGGAACATGTTATCCTTCTTGCTGCAAGGGCTTCCAGGACTGAAAATCAGGATGCAATAGATGCTGCCATTGTTGGAATGCTTGCTGACCCAAAAGAG GCAAGGGCTGGGATAAGAGAGGTGCATTTCTTGCCATTCAATCCAGTTGACAAGAGAACAGCTTTGACTTACATCGATTCTGATGGAAATTGGCACAGGGCGAGCAAAGGTGCTCCTGAGCAG ATCATTGCCTTGTGTAACCTTAGGGAAGATGCTAAGAAAAGGTGCCATGCTATTATTGACAAGTTTGCAGACAGAGGGCTTCGTTCGCTCGCTGTTGCTAGACAG GAAGTCCCAGAGAGAACAAAGGAAAGTGCCGGTGGTCCATGGCAGTTTGTTGGTTTGTTGCCATTGTTTGATCCCCCAAGACATGATAGTGCTGAGACTATCCGACAAGCTCTTAACCTCGGGGTAAATGTCAAGATGATTACTGGTGATCAACTTGCCATTGCTAAGGAGACCGGCCGGAGGCTTGGGATGGGAACAAATATGTATCCGTCTGCTTCCTTACTTGGTCAAGACAAGGATGCAAGTATTGCTGCACTTCCAGTGGAAGAGCTGATTGAGAAGGCTGATGGATTTGCTGGAGTATTTCCAG AGCACAAATATGAAATTGTCAAGAAGTTACAAGAGAGGAAACACATTTGTGGAATGACCGGAGATGGTGTCAATGATGCTCCTGCTTTGAAGAAGGCTGATATTGGAATTGCTGTTGCTGATGCCACTGATGCTGCAAGAAGTGCTTCTGATATTGTCTTGACTGAACCAGGATTGAGTGTTATTGTTAGTGCAGTCTTAACCAGCAGAGCTATTTTCCAAAGAATGAAGAACTATACG ATCTATGCAGTATCTATCACCATCCGTATAGTG TTTGGCTTCATGCTCATTGCACTTATCTGGAAGTTTGACTTCTCGCCTTTCATGGTTTTGATCATTGCCATTCTAAATGATG GAACAATAATGACAATTTCGAAGGATCGTGTGAAACCATCTCCCTTGCCTGACAGCTGGAAACTGCAAGAAATATTCGCCACTGGGACTGTTCTTGGAAGTTACTTGGCATTGATGACTGTCATATTCTTCTGGGCAATGAAAGAAACTAGCTTCTTCCCT GACAAATTTGGAGTTAGACACCTTAGTCATGATGAAATTATGTCTGCTCTGTATCTACAAGTCAGTATTGTTAGCCAGGCTTTGATCTTTGTAACTCGTTCGCGCAGCTGGTCTTTCGTTGAACGCCCCGGATTGTTATTGGTCTCTGCTTTTATTATTGCTCAGCTG ATTGCTACAATCATAGCAGTATATGCGGATTGGGGATTTGCAAAGGTGAAAGGAATTGGTTGGGGTTGGGCTGGAGTCATCTGGCTCTACAGTGTTGTCTTCTATATTCCTCTGGACTTCATGAAGTTCGCCATCCGCTACATCTTGAGCGGCAAGGCTTGGGTAAATCTGCTAGAAAACAAG ACTGCCTTCACCACCAAGAAAGACTACGGTAAGGAAGAGAGGGAAGCTCAGTGGGCTCTTGCTCAGAGGACTCTGCATGGTCTTCAACCACCGGATACTTCCGGCATCTTCAATGAGAAGAATAGTTATAGGGAACTCTCCGAGATTGCCGAGCAAGCCAAGAGAAGAGCCGAAGTTGCAAG GCTTCGTGAGCTTCACACACTAAAGGGACATGTTGAGTCAGTGGTGAAGCTAAAAGGTTTGGACATTGATACAATCCAACAGCACTACACTGTCTGA